A portion of the bacterium genome contains these proteins:
- a CDS encoding tetratricopeptide repeat protein yields the protein MKTYFTTTRAIALLLFFLALGVYANALGGDFIGDDYYFVVQNRGIETFAEPGEFFLSTVRTATNKLQSDVYRPLTVLSFAVTRFLFGTAPLPYHLINNILHALNAVILFFLFRKITGGELKAAFAAAIFAVHPVQTEAVSWISGRGNVQYTFFLLLSFFAFARWRDGDRGSRTFYVAALALYVLSMFSKEHGIVLPALLLVWVLIMPQKISHDRRRDFQALLPFFLLGALFLIIRTYILGQLGQEEAIGGPAQAVVAVQAAARYLWLAFFPAGLTTEYDSPFTSLQDLYGITSGLCLSSIIAVVYMAIRLRKRSPIYTLGAAWFFIAIAPVIHIVPIRGFLAERFLYLSIAGISLVITQAVFDLAPRLRLRNANVAILSLILVVFSSMTVSRNFDWQSPYTINMAALRVDPDNRTALYNIGVEHTLTRDQDAAIAYFLKAMGNYGEIDMYARNNIVRWFIEKGDIEKAFALNADNMKLYPYKSLPYITEGALYLGTGKFKAAEAMLLTAMNQNPESYHAAFAMAELCRITGRQAEAEEYSRKASQMNPINELTPMGP from the coding sequence ATGAAAACATACTTCACAACAACGCGCGCGATTGCGCTGCTGCTCTTCTTCCTGGCGCTGGGGGTTTATGCGAACGCGCTGGGCGGCGACTTCATAGGAGATGATTATTATTTTGTGGTTCAAAATCGCGGCATCGAAACCTTCGCCGAGCCGGGGGAGTTTTTTCTGAGCACCGTGCGAACCGCAACAAACAAATTGCAATCCGACGTCTATCGGCCCTTGACCGTCCTCTCCTTTGCGGTCACGCGATTCTTGTTCGGAACGGCCCCCCTGCCCTATCATCTCATAAATAATATCCTGCACGCCCTCAACGCGGTCATACTCTTCTTCCTCTTCCGCAAAATTACAGGGGGAGAGCTGAAGGCCGCGTTCGCAGCGGCGATCTTCGCAGTGCATCCTGTCCAGACGGAGGCGGTGAGCTGGATATCCGGACGCGGCAACGTGCAGTACACCTTTTTCCTGTTGTTGTCTTTTTTTGCCTTTGCGAGATGGCGAGACGGCGACAGAGGCTCACGAACCTTCTATGTTGCAGCGCTCGCCCTTTATGTCTTGTCCATGTTCTCCAAGGAGCACGGGATCGTCCTCCCTGCCCTCCTTTTGGTATGGGTGCTGATCATGCCGCAGAAAATATCGCATGACAGACGCCGCGATTTTCAGGCGCTGCTCCCGTTCTTCCTGCTCGGGGCTTTATTCCTGATCATCCGCACATATATCCTCGGTCAACTGGGCCAGGAAGAGGCGATCGGGGGCCCAGCGCAAGCAGTCGTCGCCGTACAGGCCGCCGCCCGATATCTATGGCTTGCGTTCTTCCCCGCCGGTCTCACCACGGAATACGACTCTCCATTCACTTCCCTTCAGGACCTTTACGGAATCACAAGCGGGTTGTGCCTCTCCTCAATCATTGCGGTTGTCTATATGGCTATTCGCCTGCGCAAGCGCTCCCCCATCTACACCCTGGGCGCGGCCTGGTTCTTCATCGCGATTGCGCCGGTCATTCACATAGTGCCCATCAGGGGATTTCTTGCAGAGCGCTTCCTCTACCTCTCCATAGCTGGCATCTCTCTGGTGATCACGCAGGCTGTTTTCGATCTGGCCCCGCGGCTCCGCCTGCGCAACGCGAATGTCGCCATCCTCTCTCTGATATTGGTTGTCTTCTCGTCCATGACCGTGTCGCGCAACTTTGACTGGCAAAGTCCTTACACGATCAACATGGCTGCGCTGCGTGTCGATCCGGACAACAGGACAGCCTTGTACAACATAGGCGTGGAGCACACGCTCACGCGCGATCAGGATGCGGCCATTGCTTATTTTCTCAAGGCCATGGGAAATTACGGCGAGATAGACATGTACGCGAGAAACAACATAGTGAGATGGTTTATCGAGAAAGGCGACATCGAAAAGGCATTCGCGCTTAACGCCGACAACATGAAACTCTACCCTTATAAATCTCTGCCTTATATCACGGAGGGGGCCCTCTATCTCGGCACGGGTAAATTCAAGGCGGCGGAGGCGATGCTCCTCACTGCCATGAATCAAAATCCCGAGTCATATCACGCCGCCTTTGCCATGGCGGAGCTATGCAGGATCACCGGCAGGCAAGCGGAGGCGGAGGAATACTCGAGAAAAGCCTCTCAGATGAATCCCATAAACGAACTTACCCCGATGGGGCCGTGA
- a CDS encoding tetratricopeptide repeat protein: MNMKRSTIYILLLLCLTLDVYANVYGGELLYDDYYTVRDNQGIRTLSNPETFFTDISRTSTQELQFDIYRPLTTMSFALTYALFGLNPVPYHATNIFLHAMNAILVFFLLRRAMGSETKAALAAAIFATHPAQVEAVSWISARGNAQSLMFMLFAMLAYLKWSDRKRSWSLYAASLILYISSMLSKESGIVLPALIFAWCIFVPSEENKTRLRRSVLTLSPFVAAGIVFLLVRTHIMGQVGQLSLHGGGLFTHTLFAIRTMASYLPMAFAPIHLTIVHYIPPYHTLLAPLTGVALSAIILAIYFPLRLRKRSFLYPLGMAWFFIALSPAANIVPIRTFTDERMLYVPIIGFAIFMVQGAYDVGALIPWRRAAIAFLLLLIVLYSVRTVVRNRDWAGPIQLWESVARVDPANSRAMYSLGYEYDERGLEDAAIKYYLKTIPKPSANGLSAMINLANIMEERAEIDRAMIINEETMKLYPHRPHGYILQARLLMNYKGDYARAEELLNIALKLDPEFYYVHASLAELYDKTSRPEEAKKEREQASGLNPAFGISGER; the protein is encoded by the coding sequence ATGAACATGAAGAGATCGACCATCTACATCCTCCTTCTCCTGTGCCTCACCCTGGACGTCTACGCCAACGTCTACGGCGGGGAATTGCTGTACGACGACTACTACACGGTGCGCGATAACCAGGGGATCCGCACACTCTCAAACCCCGAGACATTTTTCACCGACATATCGCGCACATCCACCCAGGAGCTGCAATTCGACATCTATCGGCCTCTCACGACAATGTCCTTTGCCCTCACCTACGCCCTCTTCGGACTCAACCCTGTTCCGTATCATGCGACAAACATCTTTCTACACGCGATGAACGCCATCCTCGTATTCTTCCTGCTCAGACGAGCCATGGGCAGCGAGACAAAGGCGGCGCTGGCCGCGGCGATCTTTGCGACCCACCCGGCTCAGGTAGAGGCAGTGAGCTGGATATCGGCGCGCGGCAACGCGCAGTCGCTGATGTTCATGTTGTTTGCGATGCTGGCGTATTTGAAGTGGAGTGACCGCAAGAGGTCTTGGTCATTATATGCCGCAAGCCTCATCCTCTATATCTCCTCCATGCTCTCCAAAGAATCAGGCATCGTACTGCCGGCGCTCATCTTTGCGTGGTGCATCTTTGTCCCTTCAGAGGAGAATAAAACCAGGCTCCGGCGGAGCGTTCTAACGCTTTCTCCGTTTGTCGCGGCCGGAATCGTTTTCCTGCTGGTGCGAACCCACATCATGGGGCAGGTGGGACAACTTTCTTTGCACGGAGGAGGTCTCTTCACTCACACGCTCTTCGCCATAAGGACGATGGCCTCTTACCTGCCGATGGCGTTCGCTCCGATCCATCTCACAATAGTCCACTATATCCCGCCATATCATACGCTGCTCGCCCCGTTGACCGGAGTCGCGCTCTCGGCGATCATCCTCGCGATATATTTTCCGCTGCGGCTCCGGAAGCGTTCCTTCCTCTACCCCCTGGGCATGGCGTGGTTCTTCATCGCCCTCTCTCCGGCCGCTAACATCGTGCCGATAAGGACGTTCACCGACGAGCGAATGCTCTATGTCCCTATCATAGGATTTGCGATCTTCATGGTGCAGGGGGCTTATGACGTGGGCGCGCTCATCCCTTGGAGGCGCGCTGCAATCGCGTTCCTTTTGCTCCTCATCGTCCTTTACTCGGTCAGGACCGTAGTGCGAAATCGCGATTGGGCCGGCCCCATACAGCTATGGGAATCGGTCGCGCGCGTCGATCCTGCGAACAGCAGGGCCATGTACAGCCTAGGCTATGAGTATGATGAGCGCGGCCTTGAGGACGCGGCGATAAAATATTATCTCAAGACCATACCGAAGCCCAGCGCCAACGGCCTGTCCGCGATGATCAATTTGGCCAACATCATGGAGGAACGCGCCGAGATCGATAGGGCCATGATCATCAACGAAGAGACGATGAAGCTATATCCGCACAGACCTCACGGCTACATCCTTCAAGCGCGGCTGCTCATGAACTACAAGGGCGACTATGCGCGCGCCGAAGAGCTGCTCAATATCGCCCTCAAGCTCGACCCTGAGTTCTACTATGTGCACGCCTCCCTGGCCGAGCTCTACGACAAGACCTCGCGACCTGAGGAGGCGAAAAAAGAGAGGGAGCAGGCATCCGGTCTCAATCCGGCTTTCGGGATATCGGGGGAGCGATGA
- a CDS encoding S41 family peptidase, translating into MRHAIFLVMAIFLAATTAPILSVAQQKPTPPVIDVAIPAPFPEAKATFDEAVDILKRESYNAGLNDEIAYFSALKGILRQISPANNKEISTIWPPETDKLVRSNIAGRIGSIGIRFLHDPNQGTAVVSDVMPGTPAERLGMKTKDVIEAIDGVSLRGKSTNEIADMIQRPVGTLVSLDFQRGKKKMSAAIACEEIKIDDVRGEMIDGFGLLRLRYFSESTADDFARAMAEFKETKARGVIIDLRNNSGGLFQNALQIADQLLKKDAIALYTVGRDGSPQRYMTGSDGDVKTPLAVLVNRESGSASEILAAALRGNKRAVIVGERTIGKATVEKMVKLKNGYTMKFTTAALYGPDGVTWQNTGIAPDREVAMEPTEVAAAFMEENPSVRTAKDKQLAAAMAELKR; encoded by the coding sequence ATGAGACACGCAATCTTTCTCGTTATGGCGATCTTTCTCGCTGCAACGACGGCGCCCATCCTCTCGGTCGCGCAGCAAAAGCCGACGCCGCCCGTCATAGACGTGGCCATCCCCGCCCCGTTTCCGGAGGCCAAGGCCACCTTCGATGAGGCGGTCGATATACTCAAGCGTGAGTCGTACAACGCGGGTCTCAACGATGAAATCGCCTACTTCTCAGCGCTCAAAGGCATATTGCGGCAGATATCGCCGGCCAACAACAAGGAAATTTCAACGATATGGCCGCCGGAGACCGACAAGCTGGTGCGTTCGAACATCGCCGGCAGGATCGGCTCCATAGGCATACGCTTCCTGCACGACCCGAACCAGGGCACAGCCGTCGTCTCGGACGTAATGCCCGGCACTCCCGCCGAACGCCTCGGCATGAAGACAAAGGACGTGATCGAAGCCATCGACGGCGTCTCGCTCAGGGGCAAATCCACGAACGAGATCGCCGACATGATCCAGCGCCCGGTCGGGACGCTGGTCTCGCTGGATTTCCAGCGCGGCAAAAAGAAGATGTCCGCAGCCATCGCCTGCGAAGAGATCAAGATCGACGACGTGAGGGGAGAGATGATAGATGGCTTCGGCCTGCTGCGGCTTCGCTATTTCAGCGAGTCCACGGCCGACGACTTCGCGCGCGCGATGGCCGAATTCAAAGAGACGAAGGCCCGCGGAGTGATAATCGACCTGCGCAACAATTCGGGCGGGCTCTTCCAGAACGCCCTTCAGATAGCGGACCAGCTCCTCAAAAAAGACGCGATCGCCCTCTACACCGTGGGCCGCGACGGGAGCCCCCAGCGCTACATGACCGGCTCGGATGGAGATGTGAAAACGCCCCTGGCCGTGCTGGTCAACAGGGAGAGCGGCTCGGCTTCCGAGATCCTGGCCGCCGCCCTGAGGGGAAACAAGCGCGCGGTCATCGTCGGAGAACGAACCATTGGAAAAGCCACTGTGGAAAAAATGGTGAAGCTGAAGAACGGGTACACGATGAAATTCACTACCGCGGCCCTATACGGACCCGACGGCGTCACCTGGCAGAACACGGGCATAGCGCCGGACAGGGAGGTAGCCATGGAGCCGACCGAAGTGGCTGCGGCCTTCATGGAGGAGAACCCGTCCGTGCGAACGGCAAAGGATAAACAGCTGGCCGCCGCCATGGCTGAGCTCAAAAGATGA
- a CDS encoding glycosyltransferase family 39 protein: MVPYLDVYNMKLPGVGAAYALIMALFGQSTEAIHFGLLLVNAAAIVMVFLLGKRLFGAYAGAAAAATYSILSVGQPVLGSAGHASHFVVLFALGGVLMLLKAADSGRLIPIIWGGLLLGLAFLMKQPAIIFIAFGGLSVLWSESRRDPVIKRRAVAGFSLFVISAATPYFITVIIFSLAGAFREFWFWTVTYALAYGSMIRLWQGLSCLPEALINVVAPSALLWIAAIAGLLAPLWDAKVRSKAGFLYAFVLFSLLSIFPGLTFRHHHFIQALPAVSLLAGMAFVSMARAFSRFTTRKRAKLVAIIFFVGALGLTAIQQRAFLFTMTPIEACRDTYGSDPFPESVEIAEYIRNHSEESDRIAVLGSEPQIYFYARRLSATPYILIYPLMESHKYSLKMQEDMISRIEASKPRFIVLVGIPESWFSLPSDSKPIIDRWFNAFWPERYRVFGVVDIISPYLTEYHWGDDAKRRGPQSEDSIMLFELNPSGKR; this comes from the coding sequence ATGGTCCCGTATCTCGACGTCTACAACATGAAGCTCCCGGGCGTGGGAGCAGCCTACGCCCTCATCATGGCCCTCTTCGGCCAGAGCACCGAGGCGATCCATTTCGGCCTGTTGCTGGTAAACGCAGCCGCGATCGTCATGGTCTTCCTGCTGGGCAAGCGCCTCTTCGGCGCATATGCAGGCGCGGCGGCAGCGGCAACTTACAGTATCCTGTCGGTGGGTCAGCCGGTCCTGGGCTCGGCAGGCCATGCATCCCACTTCGTAGTCCTCTTCGCCCTAGGAGGCGTACTCATGCTTCTCAAGGCCGCCGATTCCGGCAGATTGATTCCCATAATATGGGGCGGCCTCCTGCTTGGTTTGGCCTTCCTCATGAAGCAGCCCGCGATAATTTTCATAGCATTCGGCGGTCTCTCAGTCCTATGGAGCGAGTCTCGCAGGGACCCGGTCATAAAGCGGCGCGCCGTCGCCGGATTCTCGCTCTTCGTTATCTCGGCGGCGACCCCCTACTTCATCACGGTCATAATTTTTTCTCTGGCCGGGGCCTTCCGGGAGTTCTGGTTCTGGACGGTCACTTACGCGCTCGCCTACGGATCAATGATCCGATTATGGCAAGGTCTGAGCTGCTTGCCAGAGGCGCTGATAAATGTCGTAGCGCCTTCAGCTTTATTATGGATTGCCGCGATCGCAGGGCTTCTAGCACCATTATGGGACGCAAAGGTTCGATCCAAGGCCGGATTCCTCTACGCATTTGTCCTCTTTTCATTGCTCTCGATATTCCCCGGCTTGACCTTTCGTCATCACCATTTCATCCAGGCGCTCCCTGCGGTTTCATTGCTGGCCGGCATGGCGTTTGTTTCCATGGCGCGCGCCTTCTCTCGTTTCACTACCAGGAAAAGGGCCAAGCTCGTTGCAATCATATTTTTTGTCGGCGCTTTGGGTTTAACAGCCATACAGCAACGGGCGTTTCTGTTCACAATGACGCCGATCGAAGCCTGTCGTGACACATACGGCTCAGATCCCTTTCCTGAGTCGGTTGAAATCGCCGAATATATCCGCAACCACAGCGAAGAAAGCGACCGCATTGCGGTCCTGGGTTCGGAACCGCAGATATATTTCTATGCGCGCCGACTTTCTGCCACTCCGTATATCCTCATTTATCCCTTAATGGAATCTCACAAATATTCCCTCAAAATGCAGGAGGATATGATTTCACGCATCGAGGCATCCAAACCCAGATTCATAGTATTGGTGGGAATACCTGAGTCATGGTTCTCGCTGCCGTCTGATTCAAAGCCAATCATAGATCGTTGGTTCAATGCTTTCTGGCCTGAGCGCTATCGAGTCTTCGGGGTAGTTGATATCATTTCTCCTTATCTGACTGAGTATCATTGGGGAGATGATGCTAAGAGACGAGGGCCGCAATCGGAAGATTCCATCATGTTGTTCGAGTTGAATCCCTCTGGGAAAAGATGA
- a CDS encoding tetratricopeptide repeat protein — protein sequence MIKKAAIITFIIGLTLAVFANTLSGEFVFDDPDFITENSGIKTLDNFGGFFFDPGRTTRSDILRYHVWRPLTTISLAINYRLAGLNVRPWHAVNIALHALCAVFVFFLARRALGDELMAALAAAIFAVHPAQAESVTLIASRSNPLALAFLLPSLLLALKASETTSSARRLWLIATGLLLFAAALLSKESAIVLPVLIFISIILIPGQKARAHRIAEIVVPFTILAGLYVLARWEIIGRVAQTGMHGGSLASHLLTIVQSSAVYLKLAIFPLRMTVSHAQPANEVLFGWRSLAASAALSAVFFGAIRLRKISTVYTYGQAWFYISLLPVLNIVPINAFVSDRFLYAPLIGLALFMVRGMNDLFGERRRTVIALLLLIIAVTSVRTAIRNRDFLDETSLWSAEIGINPRNAKAIYNIGAIYQNRGELDYAAKRYELASRSGNAVGLLARVRLAEIALAKNDIAAAIKIADDAIGVFPDFPQGYLCRAKIRLAAGDPAAAEADLKAALAVAPSSATVWDELAKFYERTGRSDLALESRAKAQELLKTHGEPFK from the coding sequence ATGATAAAAAAGGCGGCAATCATAACCTTTATTATCGGGCTGACCCTGGCCGTCTTTGCCAACACCCTTTCAGGCGAATTCGTGTTCGACGATCCCGACTTCATAACGGAAAATTCAGGCATAAAAACACTGGATAACTTCGGCGGTTTTTTCTTCGACCCGGGCAGGACGACGCGCTCGGACATCCTGCGATACCACGTCTGGCGACCGCTAACGACCATCTCTTTAGCGATCAACTACCGACTCGCCGGTCTCAACGTGCGCCCATGGCATGCCGTCAACATCGCCCTCCATGCCCTATGCGCCGTCTTTGTCTTTTTCCTGGCCCGCCGTGCGCTCGGCGACGAGTTGATGGCCGCACTCGCTGCGGCGATTTTTGCAGTCCATCCGGCGCAAGCGGAGTCCGTGACTCTCATCGCCAGCCGCTCCAACCCTCTCGCGCTGGCGTTTCTTTTGCCCAGCCTTCTTCTCGCGCTGAAGGCGTCGGAGACGACATCTTCCGCCAGGAGATTGTGGCTCATCGCAACCGGCCTCCTACTCTTTGCAGCGGCGCTCCTTTCCAAAGAGTCGGCGATCGTGCTGCCTGTTCTCATCTTCATTTCCATCATCCTCATCCCCGGACAAAAGGCGCGCGCCCATAGGATAGCCGAAATCGTCGTCCCATTCACCATCCTAGCCGGTCTCTATGTCCTCGCCCGGTGGGAGATCATTGGAAGGGTGGCTCAGACGGGCATGCATGGAGGATCACTCGCCTCACACCTGCTCACCATCGTGCAATCGTCGGCGGTCTATCTCAAACTGGCGATTTTTCCTCTGCGCATGACGGTGAGCCATGCGCAGCCGGCCAATGAGGTCCTGTTCGGGTGGCGCAGCCTCGCCGCCTCCGCCGCCCTCTCAGCGGTGTTCTTTGGCGCTATTCGTCTCAGGAAGATATCCACTGTCTATACGTACGGCCAGGCTTGGTTTTATATCTCGCTGCTGCCCGTGCTCAACATAGTCCCTATCAACGCCTTTGTGAGCGATCGCTTCCTCTATGCGCCCCTCATCGGACTGGCGCTCTTCATGGTGCGGGGGATGAACGACCTCTTCGGAGAGCGGCGGCGAACGGTGATCGCGTTGCTCTTGCTCATCATAGCGGTCACATCCGTCAGGACCGCGATACGCAACCGTGATTTTCTCGATGAGACGTCGTTATGGAGCGCCGAGATCGGCATAAATCCTAGGAATGCAAAGGCCATCTACAATATCGGCGCAATTTACCAAAATAGGGGCGAACTGGACTACGCTGCGAAGCGTTACGAGCTAGCCTCGCGCTCCGGCAACGCCGTGGGATTGCTAGCGCGCGTGAGACTCGCTGAGATCGCGCTGGCCAAAAACGACATAGCGGCGGCGATTAAAATCGCGGATGACGCGATCGGCGTTTTCCCTGATTTTCCCCAAGGCTACCTGTGTCGAGCAAAAATACGGCTCGCGGCCGGCGATCCCGCAGCCGCGGAGGCGGACCTCAAGGCGGCACTCGCGGTCGCTCCCTCCTCGGCCACGGTTTGGGATGAGTTGGCTAAGTTCTACGAACGGACCGGACGTTCCGATCTGGCGCTCGAGAGCCGCGCAAAAGCCCAGGAGCTCTTGAAGACTCATGGAGAACCGTTCAAATGA